Proteins from a single region of Paraburkholderia sp. ZP32-5:
- a CDS encoding ABC transporter permease, giving the protein MTLGRIRLLVVVLCVIAVEVVCRTGLISSYTLIPPSQMVVALYHLLLDGSLTPEIVATLGSVLIAIVCAVVFGILGAVILHAVPRLRRAIDPVLSIYYSIPMFVFYPLFIALFGLTDTPKIVLGFLLAVVTMIASTLNGLDRVPKVMRKTARVFRLGKWDTVRQVILPSAAPHIFNGVKLAIAQAFVGVLGAEFILSTGGLGYQIFYAFHDFDNGKMYAIVLLVLIIVSVVNGLLLGWERRLRQRRGLA; this is encoded by the coding sequence GCCGTCGAGGTTGTGTGCCGCACGGGCTTGATCAGCAGCTATACGCTGATTCCGCCGAGCCAGATGGTGGTCGCGCTGTATCACCTGCTGCTCGATGGCAGCCTGACCCCGGAGATCGTCGCGACCTTGGGCTCGGTGCTGATCGCGATCGTCTGCGCGGTGGTCTTCGGCATTCTCGGCGCGGTGATTCTGCACGCGGTGCCGCGCTTGCGCCGCGCAATCGACCCGGTTCTGTCGATCTACTATTCGATCCCGATGTTCGTGTTCTACCCGCTGTTCATCGCGTTGTTCGGACTGACGGACACGCCGAAGATCGTGCTGGGTTTTCTGCTTGCGGTGGTCACGATGATCGCCAGCACACTCAACGGGCTCGACCGCGTGCCGAAGGTGATGCGCAAGACGGCTCGCGTGTTCCGGCTGGGCAAATGGGATACGGTGCGCCAGGTGATTCTTCCTTCGGCCGCGCCGCACATCTTCAACGGCGTGAAGCTCGCGATCGCGCAGGCGTTCGTCGGCGTGCTCGGCGCCGAGTTCATTCTGTCGACCGGCGGCCTCGGCTACCAGATCTTCTACGCGTTCCACGATTTCGATAACGGCAAGATGTACGCGATCGTGCTGCTGGTGCTGATCATCGTGTCGGTCGTCAACGGGCTGCTGCTGGGCTGGGAGCGTCGCCTGCGCCAACGCCGGGGGCTCGCATGA
- a CDS encoding ABC transporter permease has product MNTVDSLTPIETAPKRSRWEQHQRSFDLLLIAVGFVVLWQIFFVIGGSVALASPWQATRTAIAMLASPDFWGDIGTTFSAFAYSVVIETVLGILLGAILGLRKLTGDVVEPMIASLYSIPKLMFFPMITLFFGIGMSSEVAFGVLHGIIPIILFTMSAVRNIKPVYLKSARTMGLSTTRTLWSIALPAAIPEIFTGLRIGISGALIGVILCEMFGSAKGVGFRLMNAVANNVVTDISAITLILIVVAAVLSGVLMKLDERLHRRI; this is encoded by the coding sequence ATGAATACCGTCGACAGCTTGACTCCAATCGAAACCGCGCCGAAGCGCTCCAGGTGGGAACAGCATCAACGTTCGTTCGATCTGTTGTTGATCGCCGTGGGTTTCGTCGTGCTCTGGCAGATCTTCTTCGTGATCGGCGGCTCGGTCGCTTTGGCTTCGCCGTGGCAGGCCACCCGCACTGCGATTGCGATGCTCGCGTCGCCGGACTTCTGGGGTGATATCGGTACGACGTTCTCGGCATTTGCGTACTCGGTCGTGATCGAGACGGTGCTCGGCATTCTGCTCGGCGCAATCCTGGGCTTACGCAAGCTGACCGGTGACGTGGTGGAGCCGATGATCGCGAGTCTGTATTCGATCCCGAAGCTGATGTTCTTCCCGATGATCACGCTGTTCTTCGGCATCGGCATGAGTTCGGAGGTCGCGTTCGGCGTGCTGCACGGCATCATCCCGATCATTCTTTTCACGATGAGCGCGGTGCGCAACATCAAGCCCGTCTATCTGAAGAGCGCCCGCACGATGGGCCTGTCGACGACGCGGACGTTGTGGTCGATCGCGTTGCCGGCCGCGATTCCGGAGATCTTCACCGGTTTGCGCATCGGTATTTCGGGCGCACTGATCGGCGTCATTCTTTGCGAGATGTTCGGCTCCGCCAAGGGTGTCGGCTTTCGCCTGATGAACGCCGTGGCGAACAATGTCGTGACCGACATTTCCGCCATCACGCTGATCCTGATCGTCGTCGCCGCGGTGCTCAGCGGTGTGCTGATGAAACTGGACGAGCGTTTGCATCGCCGCATCTAA
- a CDS encoding ABC transporter substrate-binding protein translates to MKAGTTRRGLWSVVVAVGLICGALSAPASSVEIAATNYGSSVIGIPWAIALDKGYFKDAGVDVSAVIGSPGGSTEVRNLIAGDLPYADSALIPTLKAIKNGSDLRIISDNTQTSAQFVWLVKPNSPIKTLADLKGKRISFTTPLSTSQSLDFMLIEKAGLKPSDVKLISTGAYGAALTALQNGGIDLALVSEPTYTMNKSTFKALFWSRDLFSAINTSIGVTSVKTIKEHPDMLRGIIAARRRAVQFMKTNRDESVAIVARVYKMDPAVVRAMMAELIDHPSSDGSVFFGQGDINPKGLDALVDLAQKTGDLKEKVDWRDYVDQSFLPADLQHKLK, encoded by the coding sequence ATGAAAGCAGGTACAACGAGGCGTGGGCTTTGGTCTGTCGTGGTTGCCGTGGGACTGATCTGCGGCGCGCTCAGCGCACCAGCGTCGAGTGTCGAGATCGCCGCCACCAATTACGGCAGTTCGGTCATCGGGATCCCCTGGGCGATCGCACTGGACAAGGGCTATTTCAAGGATGCCGGTGTCGACGTGTCGGCCGTGATCGGTTCGCCGGGCGGCAGCACCGAAGTGCGTAATCTGATCGCCGGCGATCTGCCGTATGCGGACAGCGCGCTGATTCCGACACTGAAGGCGATCAAGAACGGCTCCGATCTGCGGATCATCAGCGACAACACGCAGACCTCGGCGCAGTTCGTCTGGCTCGTGAAGCCTAATTCGCCGATCAAGACCCTGGCCGACCTGAAGGGCAAACGCATCTCCTTCACGACGCCGCTCAGCACCAGCCAGTCGCTGGATTTCATGCTGATCGAGAAGGCGGGCCTGAAGCCGTCGGACGTCAAGCTGATTTCGACGGGCGCCTACGGCGCGGCGCTGACGGCGCTGCAAAACGGCGGCATCGATCTCGCTCTGGTGTCGGAGCCGACCTACACGATGAACAAGAGCACGTTCAAGGCGCTGTTCTGGTCGCGCGATCTGTTCTCAGCGATCAACACGTCGATCGGCGTGACGTCGGTGAAGACGATCAAGGAGCATCCGGACATGCTGCGCGGCATCATCGCGGCGCGCCGGCGAGCCGTGCAGTTCATGAAGACCAATCGCGATGAGTCGGTCGCTATCGTCGCCAGGGTCTACAAGATGGATCCCGCTGTCGTGCGCGCGATGATGGCCGAGCTGATCGACCATCCGTCTTCCGACGGCTCGGTGTTCTTCGGCCAGGGCGATATCAATCCGAAGGGGCTCGACGCGCTGGTCGACCTCGCGCAGAAGACCGGCGATCTGAAGGAGAAAGTCGACTGGCGCGACTATGTCGACCAGAGCTTTCTTCCCGCCGATCTGCAGCACAAGTTGAAGTAG
- a CDS encoding LysR family transcriptional regulator has translation MDGLFGEKINLNRLAIFVSVVETGSMSAAAEKFGISQPAVSQAIVKLEEASGIDLFDRSTRPPVLTLRGAAFFKQASAVVESVRRLQSSLRLDTAAQLPILRVGMLNSFATTLGPFMVKSLQETAVQWFVDTGYEASRIIALLDRRCDFVITADEAAPPQGLIALPLFSESYRIILPDEPEKAHMPVLDRIAGMSMIRYGRDPHMLSSIDRWLAAAGIEAAARYHLDTVEGAAQMVVSGLGWSLLPPLAFFRLIERGDRITSVRFPGVPIRRTIVVVAREDEGAGIAKRIHQTALGLINDIFLPSLQRHQPDALEDIEVYDGK, from the coding sequence ATGGATGGCTTGTTTGGCGAAAAGATCAATCTGAATCGGCTCGCGATCTTCGTTTCGGTCGTGGAAACGGGCAGCATGAGCGCGGCGGCCGAGAAGTTCGGCATTTCGCAGCCGGCCGTTTCGCAAGCCATCGTCAAACTCGAGGAGGCTAGCGGGATCGATCTGTTCGATCGCTCGACCCGGCCGCCGGTCCTGACATTGCGAGGCGCGGCTTTCTTCAAGCAGGCGTCCGCGGTCGTCGAAAGCGTGCGGCGACTGCAAAGCAGTTTGCGTCTCGACACGGCGGCGCAACTGCCGATCCTGCGCGTCGGCATGCTGAACAGCTTTGCCACGACACTCGGCCCGTTCATGGTCAAAAGCCTGCAGGAAACGGCCGTGCAATGGTTCGTGGACACCGGCTATGAGGCCTCGCGAATCATCGCGCTGCTCGACCGGCGCTGCGATTTCGTGATCACGGCCGACGAAGCGGCACCGCCGCAAGGCTTGATCGCGCTGCCGCTGTTCTCCGAGTCCTACCGCATCATCCTGCCCGACGAGCCCGAGAAGGCGCACATGCCGGTGCTCGATCGCATCGCCGGCATGAGCATGATTCGCTATGGCCGCGATCCGCATATGTTGTCCAGCATCGATCGATGGCTTGCCGCGGCCGGTATCGAGGCCGCTGCCCGCTACCATCTGGACACCGTCGAAGGGGCGGCGCAGATGGTCGTCTCGGGGCTCGGCTGGAGCCTGTTGCCGCCGCTGGCGTTCTTCCGTCTGATCGAGCGCGGCGACCGGATCACGTCGGTGCGCTTTCCGGGTGTGCCGATCCGGCGCACGATCGTGGTCGTTGCCCGCGAAGACGAAGGCGCGGGCATTGCCAAACGGATCCACCAGACCGCGCTCGGTCTGATCAACGATATTTTTCTGCCTAGCTTGCAGCGACATCAGCCTGATGCCCTTGAGGATATCGAGGTCTACGACGGCAAGTAG
- a CDS encoding iron-containing alcohol dehydrogenase has product MNPVYHFQTVQHVVHGAHSLDQLPEKLALLDRPVRRITLITQPVMEQNSVAARVVAALKARDVEVLIVRDVQPEPTIENVETVFREQIEPFAPDAVLSIGGGSVLDAAKLFAVRLTNAQPLREWLGIDLIKTPGVPLILVPTTAGTGSEVTPNAIVTLPDEELKVGIVSRHLLPQLVILDATLTLDLPKPITAATGMDAFIHALESYISTKANPISDMFAMESMRLIGANLLEAYENGHSLKAREAMLLGSMYGGLALTAAGTAAVHALAYPLGGMFNITHGVANSMLLPHVMAFNLDAIVGRLATVAHALGIAQHDDSDQTAADKFLERLREWTAALAIPQDLRQFGVNETHLDALAVAAAKVKRLLGNNPKALSLDDIKAIYSRLLP; this is encoded by the coding sequence ATGAATCCCGTCTATCACTTCCAAACCGTCCAGCACGTCGTGCATGGCGCCCACAGCCTCGACCAGTTGCCCGAGAAGCTCGCACTGCTCGATCGCCCGGTTCGCCGCATCACGTTGATCACGCAACCGGTGATGGAGCAGAACAGCGTGGCGGCGCGCGTGGTCGCGGCGCTGAAGGCGAGAGATGTCGAAGTGTTGATCGTGCGCGACGTGCAGCCCGAGCCGACTATCGAGAACGTGGAAACGGTGTTTCGCGAGCAGATCGAACCGTTCGCGCCCGACGCGGTGCTGTCGATCGGCGGCGGCAGTGTGCTCGACGCGGCCAAGCTGTTCGCGGTGCGCCTGACCAACGCGCAGCCGCTGCGCGAATGGCTCGGCATCGATCTGATCAAGACACCGGGCGTGCCGCTCATTCTGGTTCCGACCACGGCCGGCACCGGCTCCGAAGTCACGCCGAACGCGATCGTCACGCTGCCTGACGAAGAGTTGAAGGTCGGCATCGTGAGCCGCCATTTGCTGCCGCAACTGGTGATTCTCGACGCGACGCTGACGCTCGATCTGCCGAAGCCGATCACGGCCGCAACCGGCATGGACGCGTTCATTCACGCGCTCGAATCGTATATCTCGACCAAGGCGAATCCGATCAGCGATATGTTCGCGATGGAATCGATGCGCCTGATTGGCGCGAACCTGCTCGAAGCGTATGAAAACGGCCACTCGCTGAAGGCACGCGAAGCGATGCTGCTCGGCTCGATGTACGGCGGCCTCGCGCTGACCGCCGCGGGCACGGCGGCCGTGCACGCGCTGGCTTATCCGCTCGGCGGTATGTTCAATATCACGCACGGCGTGGCCAACTCGATGCTGCTGCCGCACGTGATGGCGTTCAACCTCGATGCGATCGTCGGCCGTCTTGCGACCGTCGCGCACGCGCTGGGTATCGCACAGCACGACGACAGCGATCAGACCGCCGCCGACAAGTTTCTCGAACGCCTGCGTGAGTGGACCGCCGCGCTCGCGATCCCGCAGGATCTGCGTCAGTTCGGCGTCAACGAAACGCATCTCGATGCGCTCGCCGTGGCGGCCGCCAAGGTCAAGCGTCTGCTGGGCAACAACCCGAAGGCGCTGAGCCTCGACGACATCAAGGCGATCTATAGCCGTTTGCTGCCGTGA
- the pdxA gene encoding 4-hydroxythreonine-4-phosphate dehydrogenase PdxA: protein MNTFATRQPRLLILGDDLSGTADCAVKCARLGLASVVCLNAATTATAGDADASAVLAIDTDTRRASPADAASANARAWHAHGARRLLYKKIDSTLRGNVAAEVAALAAHAGMAIVAPALPEAGRTVRNGCLHVHGVPVEETEIWRNEAIDGTGDLRPMLIGAGLQVGHVSLQVVREGAGPLRERLEALRAAKCEAVVCDSETDADLAVLAQASATLDRVFWVGAAGLAQTLIVALTGAHGQASVTPAATPAAVLPATTGQHARGVLMVVGSMSSVSHEQVATFRANSSGAFDIFDVDVASLLDAVSPDSITLGARVADTLMRGRHAVVALSQASRAQPADGELLARQLAARLASAATHAAALIATGGETARALLMAMGIAELRVSEEIENGVPLMAATGASYVLPVVTKAGGFGRPDTLYRAWQRLVAMTQADAQAPRQPSKKEAMNYRPVIGITMGDAAGVGPEIIMKSLAHQSVYDGCRPLVIGDAKRLVDAGRRAGVTLEVRSINAPADARFEPGVVDCIDLGLIPESMPYGQLSAVAGDAAYQYIARTVELTSAGELDAICTAPLNKEALHAGGHIFPGHTEMLAHLTNIPEVSMMLVAPRLRVIHVTTHIGLLDAIRKIEPGLVQRTIERAHETLLRAGIEEPRIGVCGINPHAGENGLFGYGEEEEKIVPAVTLLRERGWDVEGPLPADTLFFRAGRGDFDVVVAMYHDQGHGPVKVMGLEAGVNVTVGLPVIRTSVDHGTAFDIAGKGIADERSMLEALKQAQDLATRRADSATAREHPRAGL from the coding sequence GTGAATACCTTCGCTACCCGCCAGCCGCGTCTACTGATACTCGGAGACGATCTCTCCGGCACGGCCGACTGCGCCGTGAAGTGCGCGCGTCTCGGCCTCGCGAGCGTCGTCTGTCTGAACGCGGCGACCACGGCCACGGCCGGCGACGCGGACGCAAGCGCTGTGCTCGCGATCGACACCGATACCCGCCGCGCGTCGCCCGCCGATGCAGCGAGCGCGAATGCGCGGGCATGGCACGCGCACGGCGCCCGCCGCTTGCTCTACAAGAAAATCGACTCGACGCTGCGCGGCAACGTTGCCGCCGAAGTCGCCGCGCTCGCGGCTCACGCGGGCATGGCGATCGTCGCGCCCGCGCTGCCCGAGGCGGGCCGCACAGTCCGCAATGGCTGTCTGCATGTGCACGGCGTGCCGGTCGAAGAGACGGAAATCTGGCGCAACGAAGCGATCGATGGCACCGGTGATCTGCGCCCGATGTTGATCGGCGCTGGCCTGCAGGTCGGGCATGTGAGCCTGCAAGTGGTGCGCGAAGGTGCGGGACCGTTGCGCGAACGACTCGAAGCGCTGCGCGCGGCGAAGTGCGAGGCCGTGGTCTGCGACAGTGAAACCGATGCGGACCTCGCCGTGCTCGCGCAAGCTTCGGCCACGCTCGATCGTGTGTTCTGGGTCGGCGCGGCGGGACTCGCGCAAACATTGATCGTCGCGCTGACCGGCGCACACGGGCAGGCAAGCGTAACGCCCGCGGCAACGCCCGCAGCCGTGCTGCCCGCAACGACCGGGCAACACGCGCGCGGCGTGCTGATGGTAGTGGGCAGCATGTCGAGCGTTTCGCACGAGCAGGTCGCCACATTCCGCGCAAACAGCAGCGGTGCTTTCGATATCTTCGACGTCGACGTTGCTTCACTGCTCGACGCGGTGAGTCCTGATTCGATCACGCTGGGCGCGCGCGTCGCCGATACGCTGATGCGCGGCCGTCACGCGGTGGTCGCGTTGAGCCAGGCCAGCCGCGCGCAACCCGCCGATGGCGAACTGCTCGCGCGGCAGCTCGCGGCTCGCCTCGCCAGCGCCGCCACGCATGCGGCGGCATTGATCGCCACCGGCGGGGAAACGGCGCGCGCGCTGCTGATGGCCATGGGTATCGCCGAGCTGCGCGTGAGCGAAGAAATCGAAAACGGCGTGCCGTTGATGGCCGCCACCGGCGCGTCTTATGTGTTGCCCGTCGTCACCAAGGCGGGCGGCTTCGGGCGCCCCGACACCCTTTATCGCGCGTGGCAGCGGCTCGTCGCCATGACGCAAGCGGACGCGCAAGCGCCGCGTCAACCCAGCAAAAAGGAAGCTATGAACTATCGTCCCGTAATCGGCATCACGATGGGCGATGCCGCCGGCGTGGGCCCGGAAATCATCATGAAGAGCCTGGCGCACCAGTCGGTGTACGACGGTTGCCGGCCGCTCGTGATCGGCGACGCGAAACGGCTCGTCGATGCCGGGCGGCGCGCGGGCGTCACTCTCGAAGTGCGCTCGATCAACGCCCCGGCCGACGCGCGCTTCGAACCCGGCGTGGTCGATTGCATCGATCTCGGTCTGATTCCTGAGTCGATGCCCTATGGCCAACTCTCTGCTGTCGCCGGCGATGCCGCGTACCAGTACATCGCGCGCACGGTCGAGCTGACGTCGGCGGGCGAACTCGACGCGATCTGCACCGCGCCGCTCAACAAGGAAGCGCTGCATGCGGGCGGCCATATTTTCCCCGGCCACACGGAAATGCTCGCGCATCTGACGAACATCCCCGAAGTGTCGATGATGCTCGTCGCGCCGCGGCTGCGCGTAATTCACGTGACCACGCATATCGGCCTGCTCGACGCGATTCGCAAGATCGAGCCGGGCCTCGTGCAGCGCACGATCGAGCGCGCGCATGAAACGCTGCTGCGCGCCGGCATCGAAGAGCCGCGCATCGGCGTGTGCGGGATCAATCCGCACGCGGGTGAAAACGGCCTGTTCGGTTATGGCGAGGAAGAAGAAAAGATCGTGCCGGCGGTGACCTTGCTGCGCGAGCGCGGCTGGGACGTGGAAGGCCCGCTGCCCGCCGACACGCTGTTCTTCCGCGCGGGCCGCGGCGACTTCGACGTGGTCGTGGCGATGTATCACGACCAGGGCCACGGCCCGGTGAAGGTGATGGGCCTGGAGGCCGGCGTGAACGTGACTGTGGGGCTGCCGGTGATTCGCACGTCGGTCGATCACGGCACCGCATTCGATATCGCCGGCAAGGGTATCGCCGACGAACGCAGCATGCTCGAAGCGCTGAAGCAGGCGCAGGATCTCGCGACGCGCCGCGCGGATAGCGCGACGGCTCGTGAACATCCGCGCGCTGGTCTGTAA
- a CDS encoding porin, with translation MKKYNPIKVTIAAAAVMAAVPAFAQSSVTLYGVVDTGLGYLSNSSSLGATHGGRSKLYMNQGVWSGSLFGLTGTEDLGGGTKAIFKLEGGYNSATGGLQFANTLFGRQAYVGLTNNQYGTLTAGRQYTSYFQLLQPYSSPNWLSGGFGAHPGDIDGLDKSFRINNNFVYTSPSFAGLKVSGSYALGGVAGATGSGQTWSMAAQYAQGPVGIAAGIMRINNATVGGGAWGANSTAQSGGAQQAVSAINYGYSTAANQQRIAVTGGYTFTPAFDISASYSNVQYLPGASSSFHDKAIFNTGGVVLHWQAMPALNLAAGYSYTAATKANGISDAAHYQQFNLTQFYSLSKRTAIYALEAYQLAGGNTLTPNASGTGTHIINATASIGDGQNNTPSSTRSQVAVILGIDMKF, from the coding sequence ATGAAAAAATATAACCCCATAAAGGTCACTATCGCGGCGGCAGCAGTCATGGCGGCAGTACCGGCATTCGCACAAAGCAGCGTGACGCTATATGGCGTCGTCGATACAGGGCTTGGTTATTTGAGTAATTCGAGCAGTCTCGGCGCAACGCACGGCGGCCGTTCGAAGCTCTATATGAACCAGGGCGTGTGGTCGGGCAGTCTGTTCGGTTTGACGGGTACGGAAGATCTGGGCGGCGGGACGAAGGCGATCTTCAAGCTCGAAGGCGGCTACAACAGCGCGACGGGTGGCCTGCAGTTCGCGAACACGCTGTTCGGCCGCCAGGCGTATGTAGGGCTGACGAATAACCAGTACGGTACGTTGACCGCCGGACGTCAGTACACGTCGTATTTCCAGTTGTTGCAGCCGTACAGCTCGCCGAACTGGCTGAGCGGCGGATTTGGCGCGCACCCTGGCGATATCGACGGGCTGGATAAGAGCTTCCGCATCAATAACAACTTCGTGTATACGTCGCCGAGCTTCGCCGGCCTGAAGGTGAGCGGCTCGTACGCGCTCGGCGGTGTCGCGGGTGCGACCGGCAGCGGCCAGACGTGGAGCATGGCGGCGCAATACGCACAGGGACCGGTCGGCATTGCGGCGGGCATCATGCGCATCAACAATGCCACCGTGGGCGGCGGCGCGTGGGGAGCGAATTCCACGGCACAAAGCGGTGGCGCGCAACAGGCCGTGTCGGCGATCAACTACGGCTATTCGACGGCGGCCAATCAGCAGCGTATCGCGGTGACCGGCGGCTACACGTTCACGCCCGCGTTCGATATCAGCGCGTCGTACTCGAACGTGCAGTACCTGCCGGGCGCGTCGTCGTCGTTCCATGACAAGGCGATCTTCAACACGGGCGGTGTGGTCCTGCACTGGCAAGCAATGCCGGCTCTCAATCTGGCGGCCGGATATAGCTATACCGCTGCAACCAAGGCCAACGGGATCAGCGATGCGGCCCACTATCAGCAGTTCAACCTGACGCAGTTCTATTCGCTGTCCAAGCGCACGGCTATCTATGCGCTGGAGGCGTACCAGCTGGCGGGCGGCAACACGTTGACACCGAATGCTTCCGGCACGGGTACGCACATCATCAACGCGACTGCGTCGATCGGTGATGGTCAGAACAACACGCCTTCGTCGACGCGCAGCCAGGTTGCGGTGATCCTCGGTATCGATATGAAGTTCTGA
- a CDS encoding DeoR/GlpR family DNA-binding transcription regulator has translation MKVARRREAMLKAVLGGMTEVFELCEHFGMSEATVRRDLRALADEGLILRTYGGAASVSDHAPEESLEQRRQSFQAEKDAIGQAAAAHVRTGDTIFLDSGTTTAALARALARSGRHDIQVVTNNLLVVQALTGSNVPLTLIGGEVRESSMSTLGPIAQLALTRITVDKAFLGADGVVPGRGLCEATADQAYLKECLMRQAAGLFVLVTADKLNRDSQQHWAPLEKPWTLITDASASHSGLQAFRNLAGLTIEAIVVADAEGR, from the coding sequence ATGAAAGTAGCCCGTCGTCGTGAAGCCATGCTCAAAGCCGTCCTTGGCGGCATGACCGAAGTGTTCGAGTTGTGCGAGCACTTCGGCATGTCGGAGGCGACCGTGCGCCGCGATCTGCGCGCGCTCGCCGACGAGGGGCTGATTCTGCGCACGTACGGCGGCGCGGCTTCGGTGAGCGACCACGCGCCCGAGGAATCGCTCGAACAGCGCCGCCAGAGTTTTCAGGCCGAGAAGGACGCGATCGGCCAGGCGGCGGCCGCCCATGTGCGCACGGGCGATACCATTTTTCTCGACAGCGGCACGACCACCGCCGCGCTCGCGCGGGCTCTCGCGCGCTCGGGCCGGCACGACATTCAGGTGGTGACGAACAACCTGCTGGTCGTGCAGGCGCTGACCGGCAGCAACGTGCCGCTCACGTTGATAGGCGGCGAGGTGCGCGAATCGAGCATGAGCACGCTCGGGCCGATCGCGCAGCTCGCGCTGACGCGCATCACCGTCGACAAGGCGTTTCTCGGCGCCGATGGCGTGGTACCGGGGCGCGGCCTGTGCGAAGCGACGGCCGACCAGGCCTACCTGAAGGAATGCCTGATGCGCCAGGCCGCCGGCCTGTTCGTGCTCGTGACCGCCGACAAGCTCAATCGTGACAGCCAGCAGCACTGGGCGCCGCTCGAAAAGCCGTGGACGCTGATCACCGACGCTAGCGCGTCGCATAGCGGGTTGCAGGCGTTTCGCAATCTTGCAGGGCTGACGATCGAGGCGATCGTTGTGGCTGACGCAGAGGGGCGTTGA
- a CDS encoding acyl-CoA synthetase, producing the protein MSDAEYTEERAVDAATESDRERYQHWHDTYRWHVPERYNVARDVCDKHPPERLAMIVTGEALEDRFVYWREIQSLANRFANALASQGVRAGDRVAVLMPASVDTAAAILGILKLGAIGVPMAALWSDESLAYRLQAAQVALLIVDDTNAARALGNTHRTLRHDAAHIASFDDTFVTADTRADDPALIYFTSGSTGHPKGVVAPHRGLIGHNEFEVCQDLREGERSYWMGDWAWGVYKVLGPWRYGAVNLVHVSAKRYDPEGLLAALSRHQVSNVFLNPSGLRLMMNAVPDAGTRYPQAFRICCSANEPLGKSEATWFKQQFGIDVLENYGMTEAYPMIGNFAGLRIKPGSMGRPVPGWDVQLLDDAERRVAVGEQGEICLRARSNPQFPLGYWNRPDDTQAVFGGEWFHTNDLAVQDSDGFYWYIGRKDDVIKASGYRISPFEVEEACCQHPAVAAAGVIGVVDAERGSRVKAYIVLASGYSASMQVANDIREFVRDAHSQFGYPRVIEFIDELPSSQSGKVNRKALRLRERGTEF; encoded by the coding sequence ATGTCTGACGCCGAATACACAGAAGAACGCGCCGTGGATGCCGCAACCGAATCCGACCGCGAGCGTTACCAGCACTGGCACGACACGTATCGCTGGCATGTGCCGGAGCGCTACAACGTCGCGCGCGACGTGTGCGACAAACATCCGCCGGAACGGCTCGCGATGATCGTCACGGGCGAAGCGCTCGAAGACCGCTTCGTCTACTGGCGCGAAATCCAGAGTCTCGCCAATCGCTTCGCGAACGCGCTGGCCTCGCAGGGCGTGCGCGCCGGCGATCGGGTGGCCGTGCTGATGCCGGCATCGGTCGATACCGCCGCCGCGATCCTCGGCATTCTTAAACTAGGCGCGATCGGCGTGCCGATGGCCGCGCTGTGGAGCGACGAGTCGCTTGCTTATCGGCTTCAGGCTGCGCAGGTCGCGCTGCTGATCGTCGACGATACGAATGCGGCGCGTGCACTCGGCAATACCCATCGCACGCTGCGCCACGACGCAGCGCATATCGCGTCGTTCGACGACACGTTCGTCACGGCCGACACCCGCGCCGACGATCCCGCGTTGATCTATTTCACGTCCGGCTCGACCGGTCATCCGAAGGGCGTCGTCGCACCGCATCGCGGATTGATCGGGCACAACGAGTTCGAGGTATGCCAGGACTTGCGCGAAGGCGAACGCTCTTACTGGATGGGCGACTGGGCATGGGGCGTCTACAAGGTTCTCGGACCCTGGCGCTATGGCGCGGTCAATCTCGTGCACGTATCGGCCAAACGCTACGATCCGGAGGGGCTGCTCGCCGCGCTGAGCCGCCATCAGGTGAGCAACGTATTCCTGAACCCGAGCGGCCTGCGTCTGATGATGAATGCGGTGCCCGACGCCGGCACACGCTATCCGCAAGCGTTCCGGATCTGTTGCAGCGCGAACGAGCCGCTCGGCAAAAGCGAAGCGACGTGGTTCAAACAGCAGTTCGGCATCGATGTACTGGAAAACTACGGCATGACCGAGGCCTATCCGATGATCGGCAACTTCGCCGGCTTGCGTATCAAGCCCGGTTCGATGGGTCGCCCGGTGCCCGGCTGGGACGTGCAACTGCTCGACGACGCCGAACGACGAGTCGCGGTTGGCGAGCAAGGCGAAATCTGTCTGCGCGCGCGCAGCAACCCGCAGTTTCCGCTCGGCTACTGGAACCGCCCCGACGATACACAGGCCGTGTTCGGCGGCGAGTGGTTCCATACCAACGATCTCGCGGTGCAGGATAGCGATGGTTTCTACTGGTACATCGGACGCAAGGATGATGTGATCAAGGCGTCCGGTTATCGCATCAGTCCGTTCGAAGTCGAGGAGGCCTGCTGCCAGCATCCGGCGGTGGCGGCGGCCGGTGTAATCGGCGTAGTGGATGCCGAGCGTGGCTCGCGCGTGAAGGCCTACATCGTGCTGGCCAGCGGCTATAGCGCAAGCATGCAGGTAGCCAACGACATCCGCGAATTTGTGCGCGACGCGCATTCGCAATTCGGCTACCCACGGGTAATCGAGTTCATCGACGAATTGCCGAGTTCACAGTCCGGCAAGGTCAATCGCAAGGCGCTGCGGCTGCGCGAACGCGGCACGGAGTTTTGA